In one window of uncultured Acetobacteroides sp. DNA:
- a CDS encoding HU family DNA-binding protein, with product MTKADIVNEISKNTGIEKVTVQKTVEAFMDAIKDSLVKDKNVYLRGFGSFIVKKRAQKTARNISKNTTIIIPEHNIPSFKPAKSFTGKVKTTVKSSK from the coding sequence ATGACAAAGGCAGATATCGTAAACGAGATTTCGAAAAATACCGGAATTGAGAAAGTAACTGTACAGAAGACAGTTGAAGCATTTATGGATGCGATTAAGGACTCTTTAGTGAAAGACAAAAACGTTTACTTAAGAGGTTTTGGTTCGTTCATCGTTAAGAAGAGAGCTCAAAAGACTGCTCGCAACATTTCGAAGAACACAACCATCATTATTCCTGAACACAACATCCCTTCGTTTAAGCCTGCTAAAAGTTTTACTGGGAAAGTAAAGACAACAGTAAAATCGAGCAAATAG
- the gldE gene encoding gliding motility-associated protein GldE: MADSFPDNMFLGLDVTFHSFSIELAFLLLTIIVLIVVSGLIAGSEVAYFSLSLSDKNKLSKKNSKSAGVAVRLLSKSDYLLSAILFASGIVNVAIVILSGYLINSTVDFRSEPTAGLVFQIVAITLVLLLFGQMMPRILAAHRPLRFVLFMARPLVVIVRLFKPLSYLLISSSSLISKRLFRRSMRNISMDDLSEAIDIAEPKSQESRNILKGIVEFVNTEASEIMTPRLDVVGVDVSDSYDTLRKTVFETGYSRILAYEDSLDNVKGILYIKDLLPYLDEKSTFGWASLIRNPYFVPENKKINDLLEEFQAKKIHLAVVVDEYGGTCGIVSLEDILEEIVGEISDESDFDEEKDYVMLDGNTYLFEGKTLLNDFVKVFEEAEDVFDEVRGEAETLAGLLLEIKGDFLQKGEELAFGDFTFRVDSIERRRIKKVKVTIQHKDDEE; encoded by the coding sequence TTGGCTGATAGTTTCCCGGATAATATGTTTTTGGGGTTAGATGTAACCTTTCATTCTTTCTCAATTGAATTAGCCTTTCTGCTTCTTACTATTATAGTACTGATCGTTGTTTCCGGGTTGATTGCCGGATCGGAAGTTGCATACTTCTCCCTATCGCTTTCCGATAAAAATAAGCTCAGCAAGAAGAACTCAAAGTCGGCAGGGGTGGCTGTAAGGCTGCTCTCTAAGTCTGACTACCTGTTGAGCGCTATTCTATTTGCCAGTGGTATCGTAAATGTTGCCATTGTTATTCTATCCGGTTATCTGATAAATTCTACCGTAGATTTTAGGAGCGAGCCAACCGCAGGGCTTGTATTCCAGATTGTAGCAATAACCTTAGTCCTTTTGCTATTCGGGCAGATGATGCCTAGGATATTGGCTGCGCATCGTCCCCTTCGGTTTGTGCTTTTTATGGCTCGGCCGCTCGTTGTGATTGTGAGGTTGTTTAAGCCGCTATCGTATCTGCTCATAAGCTCGTCTTCGTTGATTAGCAAGCGTCTTTTTAGAAGGTCGATGCGGAATATATCGATGGACGACCTTTCTGAAGCAATCGATATCGCCGAGCCGAAGTCGCAGGAGAGCCGAAATATTCTAAAAGGTATCGTTGAGTTTGTAAATACGGAGGCTAGCGAGATTATGACTCCAAGGTTGGATGTGGTGGGTGTTGATGTCTCGGATAGCTACGATACGCTTCGAAAGACCGTTTTTGAAACTGGCTACTCCAGAATACTGGCCTACGAGGATTCGCTCGATAACGTAAAGGGGATTTTGTACATCAAGGATTTGCTGCCGTACCTCGACGAAAAATCGACCTTTGGGTGGGCTTCCTTAATCCGTAATCCGTACTTTGTGCCCGAGAATAAGAAGATCAACGACCTGCTGGAAGAGTTTCAGGCAAAGAAGATACACCTCGCGGTGGTGGTTGATGAGTATGGCGGAACGTGCGGGATTGTGTCGCTGGAGGATATCCTCGAGGAAATTGTTGGTGAGATATCGGACGAGTCGGACTTCGACGAGGAGAAGGACTACGTGATGCTGGATGGCAACACCTACCTCTTTGAGGGGAAAACCCTGCTCAACGACTTTGTCAAGGTGTTTGAGGAGGCCGAGGATGTCTTCGATGAGGTAAGGGGCGAGGCGGAAACGCTGGCCGGATTGCTGCTGGAGATCAAGGGCGACTTCCTGCAAAAAGGGGAGGAACTTGCTTTCGGAGATTTCACCTTTAGGGTGGATTCGATTGAAAGGAGAAGAATTAAAAAGGTAAAAGTTACAATACAGCATAAGGATGATGAAGAGTAG
- the ychF gene encoding redox-regulated ATPase YchF — translation MALQCGIVGLPNVGKSTLFNCLSNAKAQAANFPFCTIEPNVGVITVPDERLIKLADIDKPLKIVPATVEIVDIAGLVKGASKGEGLGNKFLANIRDTDAIIHVLRCFDDENVTHVDGSVNPVRDKEIIDAELQLKDLETVEGRISRVEKMAKTGNDKSAKKLYEILLEYKALLQSGRSARELELDEVGNALCYDLHLLTVKPVLYVCNVDEASAVNGNQYVEMVREAVKNEGAQILVVAAKTEADIAELDTYEERQMFLEEVGLHESGVSRLIKSAYALLNLETYFTTGKTECRAWTYHKGSKAPQAAGVIHTDFEKGFIRAEVIKYADYIAMGSEAAVKEAGKLAVEGKEYVVQDGDIMHFRFNV, via the coding sequence ATGGCATTACAATGTGGTATTGTAGGGCTTCCTAATGTTGGGAAATCGACCCTCTTCAACTGCCTTTCGAACGCAAAAGCACAGGCAGCTAACTTCCCATTCTGTACTATCGAACCCAACGTGGGCGTTATTACAGTACCTGATGAGCGACTCATAAAGCTTGCCGACATCGACAAGCCCCTAAAAATAGTTCCTGCAACCGTTGAAATCGTTGACATTGCAGGCTTAGTAAAAGGCGCCAGCAAGGGCGAAGGCCTTGGCAACAAGTTCTTGGCCAACATCCGCGACACCGATGCCATCATCCATGTGCTTCGCTGCTTCGACGACGAGAACGTAACCCACGTGGATGGCTCCGTAAACCCGGTTAGGGATAAGGAGATTATCGATGCGGAGCTGCAGCTGAAGGACCTCGAAACCGTTGAGGGCCGCATCAGCCGCGTTGAGAAGATGGCCAAGACCGGCAACGACAAAAGCGCTAAGAAGCTTTACGAAATTCTACTTGAGTACAAGGCGCTGCTGCAAAGCGGCCGCTCGGCCCGCGAGCTAGAGCTCGACGAAGTGGGCAACGCTCTTTGCTACGACCTTCACCTGCTTACCGTAAAGCCTGTTCTGTACGTATGCAACGTCGATGAGGCTAGCGCGGTTAACGGAAACCAATACGTGGAGATGGTTCGCGAGGCGGTTAAGAACGAGGGTGCCCAAATCCTAGTTGTTGCTGCAAAGACCGAGGCCGACATCGCCGAGTTGGACACCTACGAGGAGCGCCAGATGTTCCTTGAGGAGGTTGGCCTGCACGAATCGGGCGTATCGCGCCTCATCAAGTCGGCCTACGCGCTGCTTAACCTGGAGACCTACTTCACCACTGGCAAAACCGAATGCCGCGCATGGACCTACCACAAGGGCTCCAAGGCTCCACAAGCCGCAGGCGTAATCCACACCGACTTCGAAAAGGGGTTCATCCGTGCAGAAGTTATTAAGTATGCCGACTACATTGCGATGGGCTCGGAGGCCGCCGTTAAGGAAGCCGGCAAGCTGGCGGTTGAGGGGAAAGAGTACGTTGTTCAAGACGGCGACATCATGCACTTCCGCTTCAACGTGTAG
- a CDS encoding 4'-phosphopantetheinyl transferase superfamily protein has protein sequence MAVTFISRDERLSVFLWKIEEELPILLKSAALTPDEQVQYEAFRAESRKRQWLTVRALANKVFGHKATITYSAAGRPSLGGDGAYISISHADAYAAITIGGANHIGVDVESINRKYTTIRHKFASDDEAAIFTASGFEESLYLPIIWCAKEAAFKAADCTDVDFIRDVVITRVEANETFTAGEVEVRFNPLRAAGMFKFTVIDNHVIAWGKYEGV, from the coding sequence ATGGCGGTAACCTTTATCAGCAGGGATGAGCGGCTGTCGGTTTTCCTTTGGAAGATCGAGGAGGAGCTGCCTATTCTGCTGAAAAGCGCAGCGCTTACCCCGGATGAGCAGGTGCAGTACGAAGCGTTTAGGGCTGAGTCGCGCAAGCGGCAGTGGCTGACGGTTCGGGCGCTTGCCAACAAGGTCTTCGGGCATAAGGCAACGATTACGTATAGCGCCGCTGGTCGCCCATCTTTAGGAGGCGATGGCGCGTATATTTCCATATCGCACGCCGATGCCTATGCGGCCATAACTATTGGTGGGGCCAACCATATTGGGGTAGATGTGGAGAGCATCAACCGGAAGTACACCACCATTCGGCACAAGTTTGCATCCGACGACGAGGCTGCCATCTTCACCGCTAGCGGGTTCGAGGAGAGCCTTTATCTACCTATTATATGGTGCGCCAAGGAGGCTGCCTTTAAGGCGGCTGACTGTACCGATGTCGACTTTATCCGCGATGTGGTGATCACCAGGGTGGAGGCCAACGAGACCTTTACGGCTGGCGAGGTGGAGGTGAGGTTCAATCCGCTAAGGGCCGCTGGAATGTTTAAGTTTACGGTTATAGATAATCACGTTATAGCTTGGGGGAAGTATGAAGGTGTTTAG
- a CDS encoding single-stranded DNA-binding protein: MINKVILVGNVGADPEVRRFDSNTPVANFRMATSENYTDKQGVRQTITEWHNIVAWRGLAEIVEKYVKKGSQIYVEGRLRTRSYDDANGVKKYVTEIVADTMKLLGRREGEGHGENNSYGQSNSAAIASQVEEIEAEGSDDLPF, translated from the coding sequence ATGATAAATAAAGTAATTCTTGTAGGAAATGTCGGCGCCGACCCAGAGGTGAGGCGTTTTGACTCGAACACTCCAGTGGCCAATTTCCGTATGGCAACTAGTGAAAACTATACCGATAAGCAAGGTGTACGTCAAACTATTACTGAATGGCATAATATTGTAGCCTGGAGAGGATTGGCCGAAATAGTGGAAAAATACGTGAAGAAGGGATCTCAAATTTACGTTGAGGGCCGTTTGCGTACTCGCAGTTACGATGATGCTAATGGCGTGAAGAAGTATGTTACGGAAATTGTAGCGGATACCATGAAGCTTCTTGGTAGGCGCGAAGGCGAAGGCCATGGCGAAAACAACTCGTATGGTCAGTCAAACTCGGCGGCTATTGCCAGTCAGGTTGAAGAAATTGAGGCAGAAGGCAGCGACGATCTTCCTTTTTAG
- the mutY gene encoding A/G-specific adenine glycosylase — MVFSQVLVEWYAANKRILPWRETVNPYYIWVSEVILQQTRVAQGIDYYLCFIRAFPTVFDLAAADIDRVLKVWQGLGYYTRARNMHVTAKEIVERHNGSFPRTYKELIKLKGVGDYTASAVAAFAFGEAVAAVDGNVYRIFARIFGVDTPIDTQKGKQELKAIADNMLDKEHPGVYNQAIMDFGGTVCMPRKPNCLSCPVMEICSAFRNRKVEQYPVKSKKIKQTERFFTYIIPQKGGQTYITKRVKNDIWKSLYEFPLIETDRQMEVDEIVETEEWQTLFEGKRVDVLYYSVPKKYMLSHQRIFVRFVVARISEESQLLKENFSAIELSKVHDYSTSRLIENFLAAEPVEKYFKKDD; from the coding sequence ATGGTATTCTCACAAGTTTTGGTTGAATGGTACGCTGCCAATAAGCGAATATTGCCGTGGAGGGAGACTGTCAACCCCTATTATATATGGGTGTCGGAGGTGATTTTGCAGCAAACCCGCGTTGCTCAAGGAATTGACTACTATCTTTGCTTTATAAGGGCTTTCCCTACTGTGTTCGACTTGGCAGCAGCAGATATTGATAGGGTTCTGAAGGTTTGGCAAGGTTTAGGCTACTATACGCGCGCTCGGAATATGCATGTAACTGCAAAAGAAATTGTGGAAAGGCATAACGGATCATTTCCTAGAACATACAAGGAGTTGATAAAGCTAAAAGGCGTTGGGGACTACACTGCATCTGCGGTTGCTGCCTTTGCATTTGGCGAAGCTGTGGCGGCTGTTGATGGAAATGTGTACCGCATATTTGCCCGTATATTTGGCGTCGACACTCCAATTGACACACAAAAAGGAAAGCAAGAGCTAAAAGCGATAGCGGATAACATGCTTGACAAGGAGCATCCAGGTGTGTACAACCAAGCGATAATGGATTTCGGGGGGACGGTGTGTATGCCTAGGAAGCCCAATTGTCTTTCTTGTCCGGTGATGGAGATTTGCAGTGCGTTTCGTAATCGAAAGGTGGAGCAGTATCCGGTTAAATCGAAAAAGATAAAGCAGACGGAGCGATTCTTTACCTATATAATACCTCAGAAAGGAGGGCAAACCTACATCACAAAGCGGGTAAAGAATGATATATGGAAGTCGCTTTACGAATTTCCGCTTATTGAAACGGATCGGCAGATGGAGGTGGACGAGATCGTAGAAACCGAAGAATGGCAGACGCTGTTTGAAGGGAAACGGGTGGATGTGTTGTACTACTCGGTTCCAAAGAAGTACATGCTGAGCCATCAGCGCATTTTTGTCCGCTTTGTTGTTGCCCGAATTAGCGAAGAATCGCAGCTGTTGAAAGAGAATTTTTCGGCAATAGAATTGTCTAAAGTTCACGATTACTCTACATCTCGGCTTATTGAAAACTTCTTAGCAGCAGAGCCTGTCGAAAAATATTTTAAAAAAGACGATTAA
- a CDS encoding Rne/Rng family ribonuclease — protein sequence MSNELIIDVSKTEISIAQLEDKRLVELHTERREEGFSVGDIYIGRVRKLMPGLNAAFVDVGYDKDAFLHYLDLGPQFSSLSKFLLQATARKPKSNPFYSMKMEHDIDKNGKISAQLTPGQNILVQIAKEPISTKGPRLTSEISIAGRNMVLMPFSEKISVSQKIGSNEEKKRLKKLLESIKPQHYGVIVRTAAEGKKVAVLDAELKELIHRWELVYEKLRTSPVPGLVLSEMNRTTAILRDELNGSFTNIYVSDDIVYEDVKEYISGIAPDKEKIVKLYKGNVPIFDQYGVSKQIKASFGKTVSFKSGAYLIIEHTEALHVIDVNSGNRSKVLDNQESNALEVNSTAVQEIARQLRLRDMGGIIVIDFIDMHGNENKQKIFDKMREAMATDRAKHNILPLTKFGLMQITRQRVRPEMHITTTEQCPSCQGTGQISPAIIFDTQIENQMAYFLEERKLRWIKLIVHPYIAAYLKRGFYSKRMEWMWKYKCFIKIAESQSFSYMEFKLYDRYGDQITQEGIIELQKPDEE from the coding sequence GTGAGTAACGAACTTATTATTGACGTTAGCAAGACAGAGATCAGCATAGCGCAACTCGAAGACAAAAGACTCGTCGAACTTCACACCGAACGCCGCGAAGAAGGGTTTTCGGTTGGTGATATTTACATCGGGAGAGTTCGCAAGCTAATGCCAGGTCTAAATGCGGCTTTTGTTGATGTTGGTTACGACAAGGATGCCTTCCTCCACTATCTTGACCTTGGCCCCCAATTCAGCTCTCTGTCTAAATTTTTGCTCCAGGCAACAGCGCGTAAGCCCAAATCCAACCCTTTCTACTCCATGAAAATGGAGCACGACATCGACAAAAATGGAAAGATATCAGCGCAGCTTACTCCTGGACAGAATATTTTAGTACAGATTGCAAAAGAGCCCATCTCCACCAAAGGGCCTCGTTTAACATCAGAAATATCAATTGCTGGACGCAATATGGTGCTGATGCCATTTTCCGAAAAGATATCCGTATCACAGAAAATAGGTTCGAACGAGGAAAAGAAACGCCTTAAAAAGCTTCTCGAAAGCATCAAGCCTCAGCACTACGGAGTAATTGTCCGCACCGCTGCCGAGGGTAAAAAGGTAGCTGTTCTTGACGCAGAACTTAAGGAGTTAATCCACAGATGGGAATTGGTTTACGAAAAACTACGTACATCCCCGGTACCAGGCTTAGTTCTCAGCGAGATGAACCGCACCACAGCTATCCTCCGCGACGAGCTCAACGGTTCATTCACCAACATCTACGTTAGCGACGATATCGTTTACGAAGATGTCAAAGAATATATCAGCGGCATTGCACCTGATAAAGAAAAAATTGTAAAGCTGTACAAGGGAAACGTTCCTATTTTCGACCAATATGGGGTTTCCAAACAGATAAAGGCATCCTTTGGCAAAACTGTTTCGTTTAAGAGCGGTGCATATCTCATCATCGAGCATACCGAAGCACTTCACGTTATCGACGTCAATAGCGGCAACCGCAGCAAAGTGCTCGACAACCAGGAGTCTAATGCCCTTGAGGTGAACTCTACCGCAGTGCAAGAAATAGCTCGCCAGTTAAGGCTGCGCGACATGGGAGGAATTATCGTTATTGACTTTATCGACATGCATGGCAACGAAAACAAGCAAAAGATTTTCGATAAGATGCGTGAGGCAATGGCCACCGATAGAGCGAAGCACAACATCCTTCCGTTAACCAAGTTCGGGCTTATGCAGATAACCCGACAAAGGGTTCGCCCTGAAATGCACATCACTACAACGGAACAGTGTCCCAGTTGCCAAGGAACCGGTCAAATTAGCCCAGCCATCATTTTCGACACGCAAATCGAGAATCAAATGGCCTACTTTTTAGAGGAGCGCAAGCTTCGATGGATAAAACTAATCGTTCATCCATACATTGCAGCATACCTAAAGCGAGGATTCTATTCCAAACGAATGGAATGGATGTGGAAGTACAAATGCTTCATTAAGATTGCGGAATCGCAATCGTTCTCGTATATGGAGTTTAAGCTATACGATAGATATGGCGATCAAATTACCCAGGAAGGTATAATTGAACTGCAAAAACCGGATGAAGAATAA
- a CDS encoding alkaline phosphatase family protein, which produces MYKISVAAASMLIASCAFGQGRAIPSEKPKLIVEIVVTQMRYDYLQRYHDNFSDNGFRVLLEEGAVCKNAKYSYSFTQSAPGLATIATGTNPSTHGVVGDMWYIPLTDQNVKAVQDSKAEGVGGFGELGKVSPRNLLAGTLADEIKMANKNSKVIGVALEPTSAVFLAGHSADAAYWFDPSMGKFMTSSYYMPSLPKWVDEFNQKKFPDIYIYNKWGLTKPLSKYISSKDNFDTTAKPLLTNPDNGLGGMLKSKSRPTYEKLMDTPYGNNLTKDFAIAAIVNEGLGKDEATDLLTITLDANKHIGQKYGPTSMEMEDTYYRLDEDIAHLIKFLADNIGKQNVLVVLTSDNGVANAPKFIQKEKIPAGYFELNRSLMLLKIFLNATYGRGDWVKAYHQKQIYLNHTLIEDSKINLGEMQAKVANFLKQFTGVAQAIPASVLEYTSFTDGIMQKMQNSFYAQRSGDVVINLQPGWIDTDEVATSSNSPYSYDTHVPLIWYGWKIKRESISSKVDPTDIAPTIANLLDISWSNAASGEPINELAQ; this is translated from the coding sequence ATGTATAAGATTTCAGTAGCAGCGGCATCGATGCTTATCGCATCGTGCGCCTTTGGACAAGGACGAGCCATTCCCTCCGAGAAGCCCAAACTGATCGTTGAGATAGTGGTTACCCAAATGCGCTACGACTATCTTCAGCGGTACCACGACAACTTCTCGGATAACGGGTTTAGGGTACTTCTCGAAGAGGGGGCTGTTTGCAAGAACGCCAAGTACAGCTACAGCTTCACGCAGTCGGCCCCAGGGCTGGCAACCATTGCTACCGGCACCAACCCCTCTACGCACGGCGTTGTGGGCGATATGTGGTACATCCCGCTTACCGACCAGAACGTGAAGGCCGTTCAGGATTCGAAGGCCGAAGGCGTGGGCGGATTTGGCGAGCTGGGCAAGGTGTCGCCGCGCAACCTGCTGGCCGGCACGCTGGCCGACGAGATCAAGATGGCCAACAAGAATTCGAAGGTGATTGGCGTTGCCCTAGAGCCCACCTCGGCGGTGTTCCTGGCAGGCCATAGCGCCGATGCGGCCTACTGGTTCGACCCTTCGATGGGGAAGTTCATGACCAGCAGCTACTACATGCCATCGCTGCCCAAGTGGGTCGACGAGTTCAACCAAAAGAAGTTCCCCGATATCTACATCTACAACAAGTGGGGACTCACCAAGCCGCTGAGCAAGTATATAAGCTCGAAGGATAACTTCGACACCACCGCCAAGCCGCTGCTCACCAATCCGGACAACGGTCTGGGCGGCATGCTGAAGTCCAAATCGCGCCCTACCTACGAGAAGCTGATGGACACGCCCTACGGCAACAACCTCACCAAGGATTTTGCCATTGCGGCCATCGTCAACGAGGGGCTAGGCAAGGATGAGGCCACCGACCTGCTCACCATCACCCTCGATGCCAACAAGCACATCGGCCAGAAGTACGGGCCCACCTCCATGGAGATGGAGGATACCTACTACCGCCTCGACGAGGATATCGCGCACCTGATCAAGTTCCTCGCCGACAACATCGGCAAGCAGAACGTGCTCGTGGTGCTCACCTCCGACAACGGCGTGGCCAACGCGCCCAAGTTCATCCAAAAGGAGAAGATTCCTGCAGGCTACTTCGAGCTCAACCGCAGCCTGATGCTGCTGAAGATCTTCCTGAACGCCACCTACGGCCGCGGCGATTGGGTGAAGGCCTACCACCAGAAGCAAATCTACCTCAACCATACGCTGATTGAGGACTCCAAGATCAACCTGGGCGAGATGCAGGCCAAGGTGGCCAACTTCCTGAAGCAGTTTACGGGCGTGGCGCAGGCCATCCCGGCATCGGTGCTGGAGTACACCAGCTTCACCGACGGCATCATGCAGAAGATGCAGAACTCCTTCTACGCGCAGCGCTCGGGCGACGTGGTGATCAACCTGCAGCCCGGCTGGATCGACACCGACGAGGTGGCCACCTCGTCCAACTCGCCCTACAGCTACGACACCCACGTGCCGCTGATCTGGTACGGATGGAAGATCAAGCGCGAGAGCATCTCGAGCAAGGTCGACCCTACGGACATCGCCCCTACGATTGCCAACCTGCTCGACATCTCGTGGTCGAATGCCGCCTCGGGCGAGCCCATCAACGAGCTAGCTCAATAG
- the gldD gene encoding gliding motility lipoprotein GldD, whose translation MMKSRRSFLYLVLSVGLVSLIMASCGGNYTPKPRGYFRIALPKKSYTLFDSAGFPYSFDYPKYAKVAPDREAGAEPYWVNVSFRGYKAVLHLSYKKINNDLPTLLEDVHAFVYKHTIKADAILETGYSAPERKVYGTLYDIEGNAASALQFYLTDSTKNFVRGALYFYTRPNKDSLAPVVAYFRKDIVRLVDTFRWRR comes from the coding sequence ATGATGAAGAGTAGACGCTCGTTTTTATACCTGGTCCTATCGGTAGGGTTGGTTTCGCTAATTATGGCATCGTGTGGTGGCAACTACACGCCAAAGCCTAGGGGGTATTTCAGAATTGCCCTACCCAAGAAGTCGTACACGCTCTTCGATTCGGCGGGGTTTCCCTACAGCTTTGATTATCCGAAGTACGCCAAGGTTGCTCCCGATAGGGAGGCTGGTGCTGAACCCTACTGGGTGAACGTTAGCTTCAGGGGGTACAAGGCGGTGCTTCATCTTAGCTACAAGAAAATCAACAACGACCTGCCAACCCTGCTGGAGGATGTGCACGCCTTTGTGTACAAGCACACGATTAAGGCTGATGCCATCCTCGAAACCGGCTACAGCGCTCCCGAGCGCAAGGTGTACGGGACGCTCTACGACATTGAGGGCAATGCCGCTAGCGCCCTGCAGTTCTACCTAACCGACAGCACCAAGAATTTTGTGCGCGGAGCCCTCTACTTCTACACTCGTCCGAATAAGGACTCGCTCGCTCCCGTTGTTGCCTACTTTAGGAAGGACATCGTTCGGTTGGTGGACACCTTTAGATGGAGAAGGTAG
- a CDS encoding transketolase produces the protein MAEIAELKQMASQVRRDLIRMISGANSGHPGGSLGCADFMTALYKNVLKNNPEKFSYNGDGQDMFYLSNGHLSALWYSVLARSGYFGIEELGTFRMLGSRLQGHPTPDKGIPGVRVASGSLGQGLSIAIGSALAKKMNGDKSIVFTLHGDGELQEGQIWEAAMFAGAKKVDNIIATVDYNGKQIDGPVDQVLSLGDLAAKWRAFGWEVLTMNGNVMEEVAETLEKAKAMTGNGKPIVILMKTEMGFGVDFMMGTHAWHGKAPNAEQTQKALAQLEETLGDY, from the coding sequence ATGGCAGAAATAGCAGAGCTAAAGCAGATGGCTTCTCAGGTTCGAAGGGACCTTATCCGAATGATTTCTGGAGCAAATTCTGGGCACCCCGGCGGTTCTTTAGGATGTGCTGATTTTATGACGGCACTTTACAAGAATGTTCTTAAGAATAACCCCGAAAAATTCAGCTACAACGGCGATGGGCAAGATATGTTCTACTTGTCGAATGGGCACTTGTCTGCACTTTGGTACAGCGTGCTTGCCCGTAGTGGATATTTTGGAATCGAGGAGTTGGGCACCTTCCGTATGCTCGGTTCTCGCCTTCAAGGGCATCCAACGCCCGATAAAGGTATTCCAGGAGTTCGTGTTGCATCAGGTTCTCTAGGACAGGGGCTCTCTATTGCCATAGGCTCCGCGCTTGCCAAAAAGATGAATGGGGATAAGTCGATCGTATTTACCCTTCATGGCGATGGCGAACTTCAGGAAGGTCAGATTTGGGAAGCTGCCATGTTTGCAGGGGCAAAGAAGGTTGATAACATCATTGCAACGGTAGACTACAACGGCAAGCAGATTGATGGACCAGTTGATCAGGTGCTCTCGCTTGGCGACCTAGCCGCTAAGTGGCGCGCATTTGGTTGGGAGGTACTAACCATGAACGGAAACGTTATGGAAGAGGTTGCTGAAACGCTTGAAAAGGCAAAGGCAATGACCGGGAATGGTAAGCCAATTGTTATCCTCATGAAGACAGAGATGGGCTTTGGTGTCGACTTTATGATGGGAACCCATGCATGGCACGGGAAGGCTCCTAATGCCGAGCAAACCCAAAAGGCGCTTGCTCAACTCGAGGAAACTTTAGGAGACTACTAA
- a CDS encoding geranylgeranylglyceryl/heptaprenylglyceryl phosphate synthase has translation MKVFSDMQRTIRRRPMLALLVDPDKVGDANRREALISKIARSKVDLVLVGGSLIFSSVEEIVEALKRGCGKPVVLFPGLSSHFTPSADAILFLSLLSGRNPEFLIGNQVHAAIPIMKSGIEVIPTAYILIDGGRATSVEYMSNTMPIPASKSDIALATAAAAQLLGFRMIYLEAGSGALNHVPKETIAMVKQHVSLPVIVGGGIRTEESLREVLDGGADVVVVGTAFEEDAGLIDRFADIVSKRIREEER, from the coding sequence ATGAAGGTGTTTAGCGATATGCAGCGCACGATAAGGCGGCGCCCGATGCTGGCGCTGCTGGTTGACCCCGACAAGGTGGGCGATGCCAATAGGAGGGAGGCCCTCATCAGTAAGATTGCCCGCTCGAAGGTGGACCTGGTGCTGGTGGGCGGAAGCCTCATCTTTTCGAGCGTCGAGGAGATTGTTGAGGCGCTAAAGAGGGGGTGCGGTAAGCCGGTGGTGCTGTTCCCCGGGCTATCGTCGCACTTTACGCCCTCGGCCGATGCCATCCTGTTTCTGTCGCTCCTCTCGGGGCGCAACCCCGAATTTCTGATCGGTAACCAGGTGCATGCTGCCATCCCCATCATGAAAAGCGGCATAGAGGTTATCCCCACCGCCTACATTCTTATTGATGGTGGACGAGCCACCTCGGTGGAGTACATGAGCAACACCATGCCCATCCCGGCCAGCAAGTCCGACATTGCGCTTGCCACTGCGGCAGCGGCCCAGCTGCTGGGCTTTCGGATGATCTACCTCGAGGCTGGTAGCGGTGCGCTAAACCACGTTCCGAAGGAGACCATCGCGATGGTGAAGCAGCACGTGAGCCTTCCGGTGATTGTGGGGGGTGGCATCCGAACAGAGGAGAGCCTCCGCGAGGTGCTCGATGGTGGCGCCGACGTGGTGGTGGTGGGCACCGCCTTCGAGGAGGATGCGGGGCTGATCGATCGCTTTGCCGATATCGTAAGCAAAAGAATTAGAGAGGAGGAGCGCTAG